The Glandiceps talaboti chromosome 9, keGlaTala1.1, whole genome shotgun sequence genome window below encodes:
- the LOC144440163 gene encoding putative carboxypeptidase X1 — protein MRFIVALCILALAVQLSEGCKCEAGWTSFGDSCYYVSQSQLYSYTDAKALCELTGASLVTIDDAKENMFIKEFICGNYLWIGLTDIGHEGHFEWDSEVETTHRNWNSGQPDNYGQSEHCVHLLSDPVGKWNDIKCSTQMGFICEKKEENCHGVPVGVESKLIPDSQITASSNYNTVHMSHQGRLNWCQSGYSCSWCAQQNIVGQWLQINLGYPRKVTEVATQGRSGAAQWVTSYKLSYGDGSSWTYVHDRHGHSATFSANSDQNTVVYHVLNDDQVFTARYVRFVVQSWYGHISMRVEVYACK, from the exons ATGAGGTTTATTGTGGCACTCTGCATACTGGCTTTGGCCGTACAATTGTCAGAAG GTTGCAAATGTGAGGCAGGGTGGACTTCATTCGGCGACAGTTGTTACTATGTGAGCCAATCTCAGCTGTATTCATATACCGATGCTAAAGCACTCTGTGAGCTTACAGGGGCCAGCCTTGTAACAATAGATGATGCGAAAGAGAATATGTTCATAAAAG AGTTTATTTGTGGAAATTACCTATGGATTGGACTAACTGACATTGGACATGAGGGTCATTTTGAATGGGACAGCGAGGTTGAG ACTACGCATAGAAATTGGAATTCTGGACAACCAGACAATTACGGACAAAGTGAACACTGTGTCCATCTATTGTCAGATCCAGTTGGAAAATGGAATGACATCAAATGTTCTACACAAATGGGTTTTATTTGCGAGAAGAAAGAAGAGA ATTGTCATGGTGTTCCAGTTGGCGTAGAGAGTAAATTGATACCTGATTCGCAGATTACAGCTAGCTCTAACTATAACACTGTGCACATGTCTCACCAAGGACGTCTTAACTGGTGTCAGAGTGGATACTCATGTTCTTGGTGTGCACAACAAAACATCGTCGGTCAATGGCTTCAAATTAACCTTGGATATCCGAGAAAGGTCACCGAAGTAGCTACCCAG GGACGAAGCGGTGCTGCACAGTGGGTCACTTCTTACAAGTTGAGTTATGGTGACGGAAGTAGCTGGACATACGTTCATGATAGACATGGACATTCAGCG ACATTCTCTGCTAATTCAGACCAGAATACTGTCGTATACCATGTATTGAACGATGACCAGGTGTTTACTGCTCGTTATGTACGATTTGTAGTACAGTCATGGTATGGTCATATCTCGATGAGAGTAGAAGTATACGCCTGCAAATAA